A genomic window from Meleagris gallopavo isolate NT-WF06-2002-E0010 breed Aviagen turkey brand Nicholas breeding stock chromosome 30, Turkey_5.1, whole genome shotgun sequence includes:
- the LOC104914666 gene encoding MAP kinase-interacting serine/threonine-protein kinase 2-like, with amino-acid sequence MPSSQPIDIPDAKKRPKKKKRCRATDSFSGRFEDVYQLQEEVLGEGAHARVQSCVNLITNKEYAVKIIEKRRGHIRSRVFREVEMLYQCQGHRNVQCTMCKECGEHVESTQTTCRDMQQTCKGDM; translated from the exons ATGCCCTCCAGCCAACCCATCGACATCCCCGACGCCAAGAAGCGCCCCAAGAAGAAGAAGCGTTGCAGAGCCACCGACAGCTTCTCGGGGCGCTTTGAAG ATGTGTaccagctgcaggaggaggtgTTGGGGGAAGGGGCCCACGCCCGAGTGCAGTCCTGTGTCAACCTCATCACCAACAAGGAGTACGCCGTCAAG ATCATCGAGAAGCGCCGTGGGCACATCCGCAGCCGCGTGTTCCGGGAGGTGGAGATGCTCTACCAGTGCCAGGGCCATAG GAACGTGCAGTGCACGATGTGCAAAGAGTGTGGTGAACATGTAGAGAGCACGCAAACTACATGCAGGGACATGCAACAAACGTGCAAGGGGGACATGTAG
- the LOC100547297 gene encoding MAP kinase-interacting serine/threonine-protein kinase 2-like, with the protein MAPEVVEAFSEEASIYDKRCDLWSLGVILYIMLSGYPPFVGHCGSDCGWDRGEACPTCQNMLFESIQEGKYEFPDKDWAHISFGAKDLISKLLLRDAKKRLSAAQVLEHPWVQGCAPDNTLPTPIILQRNSSAKELTSFAAEAMAVNRQLTQRDEDEEEEEEERPIIIKAASRAVQLSPPSESQLAQRRQRSSAAKAVAAGQHLVAPLVLVADQA; encoded by the exons ATGGCCCCAGAGGTGGTGGAGGCCTTCAGCGAGGAGGCGTCCATCTACGACAAGCGCTGTGACCTGTGGAGCCTGGGGGTGATCCTGTACATCATGCTCAGTGGGTACCCCCCCTTCGTGGGCCACTGTGGCTCCGACTGCGGCTGGGACCGAGGCGAGGCGTGCCCCACCTGCCAG AACATGTTATTTGAGAGCATCCAGGAGGGCAAATACGAGTTCCCCGACAAGGACTGGGCGCACATCTCCTTTGGGGCCAAAGATCTCATCTCGAAGCTGCTGCTGCGGGATGCCAAGAAGCGGCTCAGCGCTGCCCAGGTCCTGGAGCACCCCTGGGTGCAGGGG TGCGCCCCGGATAACACCCTGCCAACCCCCATCATCCTGCAGAG GAACAGCAGTGCCAAAGAACTCACCTCCTTCGCCGCAGAGGCCATGGCCGTCAACAGGCAGCTGACACAGCGCGAcgaggatgaggaggaggaggaggaggagcgcCCCATCATCATCAAAGCAGCCTCCAGGGCCGTGCAGCTCTCACCACCCTCCGAGTCCCAGCTGGCGCAGCGGCGGCAGAGGAGCAGCGCGGCCAAAGCAGTGGCTGCGGGGCAGCACCTGGTGGCCCCGCTGGTCCTGGTGGCTGACCAGGCCTGA
- the MOB3A gene encoding MOB kinase activator 3A, translated as MSHALKQVFNKDKTFRPKRKFEPGTQRFELHKKAQASLNAGLDLKVAVQLPPGEEQNDWVAVHVVDFFNRINLIYGTISDYCTEQSCPVMSGGPRYEYRWQDEHKYRKPTALSAPQYMNLLMDWIEVQINNEDIFPTNVGTPFPRNFLPVVKKILSRLFRVFVHVYIHHFDRITQMGSEAHVNTCYKHFYYFVKEFNLIDTKELEPLVGGGGWGLVIPLL; from the exons ATGTCCCACGCTTTGAAGCAGGTGTTCAATAAGGACAAAACCTTCCGGCCCAAACGTAAATTCGAGCCGGGCACGCAGCGCTTCGAGCTGCACAAGAAGGCTCAGGCATCTCTGAACGCCGGGCTGGACTTGAAGGTGGCCGTGCAGCTGCCGCCGGGCGAGGAGCAGAACGACTGGGTGGCCGTGCACGTGGTGGACTTCTTCAACCGCATCAACCTGATCTACGGCACCATCAGCGACTACTGCACCGAGCAGTCCTGCCCCGTCATGTCGGGAGGCCCCAGGTACGAGTACCGCTGGCAGGACGAGCACAAGTACAGGAAGCCCACGGCCCTGTCTGCCCCGCAGTACATGAACCTGCTGATGGATTGGATCGAGGTGCAGATCAACAACGAGGACATCTTCCCCACCAATGTCG GTACGCCCTTCCCCAGGAACTTCCTCCCCGTGGTGAAGAAGATCCTCTCGAGGCTCTTCCGCGTCTTCGTCCACGTCTACATCCATCACTTCGACCGCATCACGCAGATGGGCTCGGAGGCGCACGTGAACACGTGCTACAAGCACTTCTACTACTTTGTGAAGGAGTTCAACCTCATCGACACCAAGGAGCTGGAGCCTCTGGTGGGCGGAGGGGGGTGGGGGCT AGTCATTCCCCTCTTGTAA